The DNA sequence aagaacctcttgttgagggtgaaagaggagagcacaaaagtaggcttgaaactcaacatcaaaaaaactaagatcatggcatctggccccatcacaccttggcaaaaaaaaggggaagacatggaagtagtgacagacttcatatttctgggatctaagatcactgcagatggtgactgtagccatgaaattaaaagacgtttgctccttgggaggacagctatgggcagtacaataaaaagtagagacatcaacaaaagtccgtatagtcaaagcgatggtattcccagtagtaatgtatggctgtgagagctggaccataaggaaggccgagtgcagaatagatgcttttgagatgtggtgctggagaagactcttgagagtcccttggactgcaacaagatcaaatcagtcagtcctaagggaaatcaacccagactgttccctggaaggtcagatgctgaagctgaagctcaaatactttggccgccaaatgagaagggaacactccctggagaagatcctgatgctaggaaagacagaaggcaaaagaagaaggggatggcaaaagatgagatggctggacagtgttactgatgtaacaaacacgaatttgagcagatttcggaggatggtggaagacaggagggcctggcatgactttgtccatggggtcgcaaagagtcggactcgactgtgcgattgaacaacaacaaaaaaaatatggagaaatGTGTAAAGTTATAGTTACAATTTTgaatgtgtttttttgtttttgttttctgcttttctttctctatgttgtttaatttttaaaaaaattcttattCTAAAAccttaataaattgttaaactaCAATAATAAGTAGACTGCAGGATCAAGAAAAAATATTTAATATTGCTGTAGTTGTGGTGGTAATGTAAAACCAAATGAACAAGAAATTGAGGACAGAAGAGCTAGATTTTTCCTAAAATATAATGCACTACAACAAGAAACATAaattgctttattttaaaaagtattttcaaTTAGCTTTACCTGGAAAGAAGAAAAGACATCAATTTCAGAACTCTTTGGCCTGCTATGCAGGGGTGCTTCCCCTCATTTTCACCAAGCATGTCTCCTGGGTTTTGTCATTCTGCACTAATCTGCCTCCCTTCATGTTCCTCTGCACTAATCTGCCTCTGTTCATGTTCTGGTCACTGTTTCCCTGGGTTTCCTAAGAGTGCTTTTATGTCAATTTTTCCCTTGTTCCACTTCCAAGTGGAAGGTAATTCGAAGTGTACTGATTCACTCACATTTCCCCACACACTCTTTTGCTTCCCCTTGAAGATCACTCCCCTGCCCACTCGATACCTTCTGCTGTCCTCCCCCTTCATCAGTGTATAAGCTCAATTTCCCCcttgttttaaaaattttttacaagcagcatgaATCTAGTGATATGAGTCTATCATTAGTCTCAGATCACTgaattaaaaaatttaaatgatgGAGGAAAATTTTAAATGAGCTGCCTGAGGTTTAGTTTCCTGCTGGTATTCACTTGAGAAAGGGGTCAGAGAGGAGACAGTGtccccaaagcaaaaaaaaaagcatttcagtgctgcatgcaaactaCATAAAGTGGGGAATCATCAGCGCAGAATGAAATTGACAAGAGATGTAAagagaaacacagagagagagactgggatgggaagcctaaagctttgaaaacactttttcctttaatgctttagtgaacaaagttttggggggaagggggacaaTTTTGGCAGTCTCCGGAAGCCTAACACTAAAATGGCAGCTAAGCTACCTGGGCCTTCTGCAAACTGCCAAATTTAAGCATCTCTTGGGATTAATCCATCACGTtagccatgtctttgtggatagGCAACTGTGTTTTCAATTATCTTTCTATATTTatgaagaagagcatcttgtctttgGAGCTGGGTAATGCTGGAGCTGCCACCAAAAAAAGGCCCTCTCTGGTGTTTCTTTGATTCGTGGGATGAGTTTTTTTATTGATAACCTTTTTTGATTAGTGTAACGGCCAAGAGGGCCTATCCCTGCAATCTTAGTACCCAGATAGAAAAGTATCGGAGAATATGATCCTTCAGATACCCAGTCCccagccacatagggctttaaaggacacaacatccttgaattgggcttgggagCAGATTGGTAGCCAGAGTAATTGCTGTAGTTTCTGGATCACATGCTCTCAATACTTGGCCCTGATCAGCTGCCTGTTCAAATATTTTTCAAGGACATTCTCAAAGAGCACATTGCACTGTGAGTgcactggccagccagccagcctcggGCAAGCTCAGcacagtgggaggaggaagaggaggagggggcaggacACAGAGCCAAGAAGGCAGGAAGCAGCCTCAGGCCTTGGTGGGCAATGGCTGCCACTGCTGTTGTACCCTGCCCCAGGCCAGGGAAGAAGGCACCATCTGGAAAGCTTTTGCATGGTAATGCAAGGTGAAGACTGGGTGTAGAAGGTGGAGGACggggccctccccccaccaccccggAAGGGGACTGGCTGGGGGTTGCCTAGCACACCcaaaagcctggcaccagccctgaatCCAGAACAGATCCCATGAGCTATCCCTTCTATCATTAAGGTCCTAGATAATCATCAAAGGTACATGATCAAGTTTTATTCTCAAATTGTCCTGTAAGCTACCTGGATGACAGATCCCCTTGGAACCATATGGATCTGCTACCTGGATGGCAGATCCACTTGGAACCATATGGAAGTCACTCAGCTCTTAACAGGGAGTGAGTATACTAAATCACCTATAATGGGGGtctttttctttgtctctcttttttaaatgtttctttaGCAAGCAGTCAAACAGAGGCCAATCTCTTTGCTAAGTTTCTTCTCTTAAGGCCAATATTCACAATTAGTTTACCAGTGAACACacaggggggaaagggagaaaaacctTTATCAAAACCACCTTTTAATAGTTATGCAAATGGGCCCAAACAATTGCGTTCTCACAGGGAAGCCATGCTGTTTGCCCTTCTCATATCCATGCATAAGGATTTAGGTTCTTGGGGGCTTCAAAACATAATATCCCCAGATAAAAGTCTAAAACCACAGAGGCAGTAATAAAACAAGCTTTATTGAAGAATGGAAATCAAaacaaaattatacaatataattaaTGTTTAAATCATCCAAAACTAACAGAAAGTTTCTCATGGTTGTACAGGAGATGCAAGCAGTAACTGACCTCTCTCATACCCAAGGACTTCATAGCAACACATACAAGGACTCCAGTCTTATCCATCTACGCATTACAAAGTTGTGTGTTTGTTGGGCAACAATAGGAGGACTCTACCACACCTCCAATGGAACTTTGTGCCTCACAGATGCACACTGATTCTTTTCTGCTTATGATCACAGCAGAAAGGGAGAAGTGGCTGTAGCCCCCCACCCTTTCCTTAACCTACCCCATGGAGCAGCTATTCAGTCCTTTCCATTGTGAAACCTAAATATAACCACCTAAGCAATTTCATGGCACCATGTTGCTCCCTATCAAGCACAAGGCCTTTGTTATATGTAAATGAAGCCTTATGTCAGCTTTCCCCCCCATCAGGTGATATTTCACAAAGGCCTTTTTGTTTATTTCTTTGCATTACAGAATCTATTTACCAAAAATTTTAGTTTGCAGGGATACTGAGTCAAATAAGCTTTCAAAGATGATGAAGCACGACCCCTATATGTGCTTCTAAGTTTCTGCTGAGCATTTTATTCACATTGCTATTTCCCATATTATTTTtggaacttttttttcttttaaggcaTACAGCAGTTTCATTCATAGCCTGTAAACAAACATAAGTAGCTTTTAAGACTACTTTTAACCTTGACCAATAAGTGGCTGTATGTTGTCTAAAAGCATTGGCTTGGGTCCCGCAGACCTCTTTCATGTTCCTCCAGCCCAAGAAGCCTTCCTCCTAGGcaaaaggacttttttttgtcCATTAACAGAAAGCTCCTGGTACCAGAAGAATGTGCTGCCACTAGAACAACTGGtatgttggatccaacccaatatcttCTGACAACTAATGCTATGCCCACTCTTAGAAAAAGCAAACACAGTGCATTTAAATCTAGGAGAcagcatgcggggggggggggggaggagtgtgaaTCCCAGTGCTGTAATATAAAAATCTTTTAACTGATGCTAGCTCCCTTTTTTTATCCTAATGGTTTTTCCAGGAAATTTTTAACAAGGGAaagtatttgctttatttatttgttttaaatggtCCTTCTAGTATTGCGTATTTCTCCTCCTTTCTTAGGACCTTCTAGTAGCACCTTCAGGTACACATTCACATGGACAAATATGATTCACGAGCTGACCACTGGCAAGCTGCGTAATGAACAAATGCCACTGAAACTGCCACAGTCTTACATATGATTGCCTGCTTCATACTTTATGTTATGGCTATACAATGTAGGTATATATGGTGTCTAGGCATTATATAATTAATTTCAGTAATTAATGGTGTGCCCAAGAATTATTTTAGGTTcaaagaacattttttaaaaaatagaaaaacaAAAGTTAAGTGAAAGAAAAATCCATCGCCAATTATATCAAGACAAGCACAGAGGCATTTTGTGTTTCCGTGATTTGTGCGTTAATTATTCTAACATCTTTTTATGTTTTGTCAAAAAGAAAGTCTCCCCCCCCAACAGTTGTTAACATAATTAATTTTCTAAGCAACGCAGGCAGTTGAAATAAAAGCACTGCAACTAACAGCAGCTTTCTTCTGATATTGTCAGTGTCTCGTCATTAAAAATTTCCCACCGCCCTCCTCAGGAGCCACTCTGTCCCGTAACTTATAACAGCCCCTACGCAAATAACTTACAGCTAAAATACTCATTTGAACAGACTGTAACAAGGTCAATCAGTACACTGACTGGAGGTCTGAAAGGACCAATCAATCTCAATGTCATAGTGAGTTAAGAAATGTAGTATTAAGGACACTTGCTAGCATAGCTAGCTTGATATCATCCCCAAATTAAAATACTGGCCATTAGTCTTCATTACTTAAGATCCAGTAGCATAGAAGCAGGGTTCTCCAAGTAAGATTTCCACAAGTTAGAAAACCGTGCCATGGTTGCACCATCGATAATCCTGTGATCAGCAGACCAGCTCACATTCATTATCTGTGCTTTAAATACTTCACCCACACTGTTAAAACGAGGAAGGATCTAGAAATTGGGGAACAAAAGAACAATAAATTACTTGTATTCTTTGTGTGTTAATACTAGAGAATTACTCTACTACCGCTATTTAAGAGCTCCTGAAATTCTTCCAATCATTATTTAATCAGGTAGTTTACTGCTTTAATGCCCCCAACTGCTCCAAGAAGTAAATACTACTGTGGGCATTCAGaagaggggggggagaatgtcaAAATTATCTAAGAGATCTCCAACAAATTAGCAGAAAACATCAAAACTGCTAACAAAGAAATGATGATCCTTGTGGTTTCCACATGGGAACAGGCCTATGTGACTTCTTGGTTATGGATGTAACTGCTGAAACGATTGATATATAACATACATGCTATACGTAATTCTTATTGGGGCTATATTTGGGTctagaattgtttttaaattgatttgtaataaatacatgtatttttgataATTTGTAATATGTATgttgtatatttattgattttacttTGGGCCCCCTAATTTGCATCtattggggggtatttttttattctcctctctctttccctACCATTACAACTGAAAGTTTAATTAAAAAGCAACATACTTGTACTTTTCCAAGAGCTCCAATGGCTACTTCAGGAGGTAGTATCACTGGTTTGGCATAAGTACCGCCAATCTAGGAAATACACAAGGAAGAGGAATGGAATAGTCATAATACTTCTGCGAAGGAGCTGCAACAAATAATTACAAAACTaaacttaaaaaagaaagaaattatcAACATGTTGCCCCTTTCCTGTAGATGCAGTTGTTCAAGAGACACAGAGCTCTGCCAAGCCTTCTTCCCTTTTATACTTTTATATCCCAACAATACCACAAATGATACTCTCCAAAGGGTCCCCACCCACAAGCTGCTCATGTTTGTGACACACATATCCCTCTGGAGAGGAAAGATTCCTctcatttttaaaacaatataaaatatgaAAGATACTGTTATTTAACTCACTGTGCCAATATTAGAGAGTGTGAAAGTTCCTCCTGTGAGGTCATTCGTTCCCAACTGGTTTGCAGACCCCAAGTTCTGTAAGCGGTTTAATTCTGATGCAATTTCAAACACGCTGCGGATCTGAACATTTTTTACATTAGGGACAACCAATCCTTGTCCTGTATCCATAGCTACTCCAATGTTGTGAGAAGCCTGGAATACCCATTCAAGGTTAAAAATAAGAAAGTTTATTTTGGATGGACACTTGCTGGTTTATTGGAAATGTTAGGTGCTTTACATTGTTCCCTTGCTTTAAATTTAGATTATGGCTATATATTCAGTGCTTCATTTTGTACGATTTATGTAGTGATATTTTCATACTCATGTTTATTAGTTTATATTCATAATGCTTTTAATGATTCAGTTTCTGTGCTTGTTTATTTTTGCCTTATTTGGAAATATATAAATGTTATTTTTGCTTCAGAGAAGATAAAGTATTAACTTCTTCTTAAAGAAGTTCATTCATTCAACAGGAATATAACTTTGGGACTTGATTTCTATTGTTTTCTCTTTAAAACCCATCTTTTTCACTACACATTCAGTAATTCCCTACTGAAACGAAGCTTATGGTTGTGCAGCTGCAAGGAATGCACATTCATATTCTGTAtattctccctccccttccctagaCTTAGCGGTGTGACAAACTGAAGATATTCAAGATATTGTTCAGAAATCAAACACAAGACTagctgtggttttttttttttggggggggggaggaaatacacTGAGGACATAAATGTACCCATCCATGAATATTTTCTGCCTGCAATACAAATTTAGGCATATCTTCACTTAAGCTCATAAAACTAAACAAAGCTGGAGAGCTTACTAGCAGTCATAAAAGTAATTGGGATGCTGTATCTTCTACAAACCTTGTAGGTGATGTTTTGACAGTTTTCATCCACAGAAGAATTAAGAATAGGGTAGTGTAATAAACCCAAAGAAGCTGCCTGTCAAAAACAAGAGatgtatattttaattttaatattaggAGCCCAAGGGCAAATTCCTCATCACTTGTAGCGAATGCCTGTGTGTGCATATTTTGATCAAAGTCATGTACCTCACTTAAACATGCTCATAATCAGCCTGTTTGCTGCTTATCTTTCATCTAGTAATTTATTGGgggaaaatgggggtggggggtaggagaGAAGAATTGACATATTTCATGGTGTTTTGGAGAATCAAAGAATtcaaagcttcttttaaaacaggggtgtcaaacatgtggcccgtgggATGGATCaagtccctggagggctcctatcagacccgtgagcaactcactgctgtctgcttccttctccctctcatgctttcttctgcatctcagcttgctttgccaggcttgctcaattgcacaggatttgtagttatttctctggggaagactataattttgtaaacaaacacataatcctcagtctgtgtcatggtgcctttacatgttcttgaccagcacatgaagcaacttatgtacaaaagctcgcaatgcccagccatttcatgttttcatctgggtctcaggctcaaagcattgattatgtcaataaatcaaaaggaggtctacaatttacagatacacacccgaacaacacctgaacagcatactcaagatggtTACAGTGCCGACATTTTCTGCAGATTTTGatacagtaattcagagcaagaggtgtcagttattagagactgttaaataaacaaaatattgcaagagtgctgatctttcaaccatgttttattttgtttgtgtccttataaagtttacatcctcactacctggcattacattttatgacacatggcccggcctgacaaggtctcatttatgtcaaatctggccctcataacaaatgagttcaacagccCTGTTTTAAAAGGTTAGTTCTCTTTTATAGACAATCCTAACTGAAAAAGGAAGCATTCTGTCAATGTATGACCTGTAACAAACAAGGCTGCTTGCAGATTAAATATTTTGATTAATTATTATTTATCTTCATTAAACAAACTCTATTTCAGTGCACTTGCAGATTTCTAAAACTTCTATAGAGATGCTAATAGACTGTAGGAGTGTGAGGTATAAGGTGCTACTTAATAAACTAATGTCATATCTTACTTTGGAATTATCTCGGTGGAATTTACTTATGAATCATGCATAGGATGGGGCTGTAAAAACACTATTCAATTAGAAAGTGATCTTGAATGTTGCTTTTTAGTCCATTTTAACACTACACCATTACTGCAAGAAATAAACAAGTTGTGCCCTTAGTTTCAGTGATTAAAACTGGTCCACAGTGATTAGTCCACCAAAGCTTTAATTAGCAAGCTAACCAACTGAAGTTTGTGGCTCAATAGGAAATTACTTTTTTCCTGTAATTCCTAGAAAAAAACCTAGAAAAAAATATTAAGATAAGGATGCAAGCTAATAACTTGTGCCAACTTAATGCAGCAGAAAAATCATCAGAAATGgtctatgacaggggtgtcaaacatgcagcatgggggcctaatttggcccccagagAGTTCatatcaggccccagagcaactggctgccatctgcttccttcttcctctctcttgcttccttctgcatcacagcttgctttgcaaggcttgctcaatagcaaggagctacagagcaaagtttctatttctccattggctgaggctcctcccttggggaggaagggggggagggagagcttgctttgccaggctctctcaattgcacagcagagctactgagccaagtctctcttccttatattggctgaggctcctccccctcctggtcccctggggaaggaaggaatgagccagagcttccgttgcccagttccctgggcaaATAATTTCCCCAGCCCCTTGTTGTCTCTGGCACAAGTGAGAGGAGACGGGTGACCCTGGGGTGATTGTGATTCTATCTACCaacaaaagaagatgatgatgaagaagaagatgatattggatttatatcccgccctccactccgaagagtctcagagtggctcacaatatccctttaccttcctccccccacaacagacaccctgtgaggtgggtggggctggagagggctgtcacagcagctgccctttcaaggacaacctctgccagagctatggctgacccaaggccatgctagcaggtgcaagtggaggagtggggaatcaaacctggttctcccagataagagtccgcacactcttTAATGTGAGGGGTAAGTGGACATTACATTATATATGCACCAAGTGATCCCTTAATATTATACAATCTTTTGTTGACACAATGTATTTTGAAATATTACTGACATAAAAATATTGCATCAGAATACAAAATCCATCTATATGGACTATAGCATAACATTTTAAATATGTATTCTATACTCCTCCAAAGAAAAtaactttgagggggggggaactgtccACTGTTTCAATGGACCAATAACATACAATATAGCAACCAGCTGTTTTATACATTGGTTCTGTCTGCTATTATCTCACCTTTATGAAGAAGGGCATGAAAGAGAGTTTAACTCCCCGTACATCTGCTACTGATTTCAACTCTTCCCTCAGCTTGATGAGTTGTGTTAGATCAACCTCATCGCAATAACCAAAGTGAGGAATTTTCAGCGCAATAGTCATGGTCTTCACCATTGTCTTGTGGAAccctagaagggggggggggatacaaaactcatatatatatatatatatatatatatatatatataaatattatatatatatatatatatatatatatatatatatatagttattcACCAGATCTCTGCCATTTTCCAGTAAAATGGTCAGCCTTTAGTAACAAAGAATTTAACAGTATGCATACTGCAATGGGACACAGCAGAAACAGATTATGATAATGGAAACGTTAATCTTAATAGGAGTCACAGCACACTTCAGAACAGTTCCTTCCTCTGAATGGATTGGGAGCATCCAATAAGATAGCACTGCTGAAGCTACATTGGTATGGAACTGATCACTGGCTAGATTGCAGAATATCAGGagcttttcacagcagctgccaggagCTCAGATCCTGTCATGGCCTTCAGACCATGAATAGTGCTGCCACCCACACCTCAAGTAAGCAACACAAGGTAGTAAGGGAACAACTTTGCTTTCTAAGCTAACAGCTGTGTCTTGTTCTTCAGGCCCTGGCAATGTTAATGTAAATTGACACTGTAGCCTAGGGTACCTTCCAGTCTAGATTAATTATCTGGGAAATTAATTTGGTCACTTGGTTATTTCTGGAACAATTTTGGAACAGTCACCATATGCCTCAATTTCTTGAATGTGCTTTACCATAATGCTGCACTGTCACTTCTACACAGGCCAGTCCCAAATCCACCCCTAGTCAAACACAAAGGGAAACACATCCTCGTGTACATTAAAAGTGTACTCAGCTCATCTGATACTGAGCAGAGGAACATCAGGAACCAGAACTGGATTGGCTCCATATACAGAAATCTGCTCCCTCATATGGATTTTTCTGGCTGGGTTAGGAGAGTTTCATTTACCATGCACTTCTTATGACTTTTTTTTCTGGTATGAACATTGAACTCATCTTAAGTATAAGACTCTCAGCATCCCAAAAGAATACAAAAGCATTAACTGTGTGCTTCAGTAAAACAGGAAGAACTAATAGTCATTGAAAAGTAAACACATTATTATCATGTTATGATTAATGGACTCTATGATGCAACTGTACCAGATTTCTTTACCTGATAAGGCCTCTGTTTTATCTTTCCCTGAAAAACCTACAGGTATGGAAATGGGTATGGAAATGGGTGCTGGAATTTTAGAAGTCTTCCCTTCCAACTTGTCACTTGCAGCGCCTGTTTTTGGCAAAGATGGGATCATTGCAGGTTTGGTTGACAGAGGTAAAATGGCACCTGTCTGCTTGGCCAAATAATTGAGAATGTCTTCCTTGAGGATGCGATTATCTTTCCCTGTCCCAACAACTTCACTCAGTTTaatctgaaaaaaatatatacatatatatatgcagTGAGCTAAAAAAAACCTCTAAATGCAGGGCACAGGTATGATTGATTGAAGTAAACCGATAAAGCAAAGTTAGGCAGTGAAGCATTTCTAGAGGTACTATGTATAGGCAGGTACTTATATTGGattggggttgccaactgcctggagaacaAAGATGTCCTGTCCCTGTAATAGAGGCATAATGGGGTGATTTACCAGATCATGCTACTTATTCCCATACCATGAAAAACTTAatctgcccatttccacatattaGGTCTGTTGGAAACCCTAGGTTGGTTATGACACTGCTGTAAAGTCCAAACCTGCTCAGCTCTCACAGTACTGTACTATCAGGTGCTTCCCAACTGGACTTGTATGGAATCCAGTTTTACAACAGCACAATATCCCACAGCTTCTGGA is a window from the Heteronotia binoei isolate CCM8104 ecotype False Entrance Well chromosome 2, APGP_CSIRO_Hbin_v1, whole genome shotgun sequence genome containing:
- the DBT gene encoding lipoamide acyltransferase component of branched-chain alpha-keto acid dehydrogenase complex, mitochondrial; the protein is MAAANVLRSYCRAVRQLLCVPHIRLYSSFCLLKAKHTLELDKSLWKDQHQHRLFRTTVVSHSQIVQFKLSDIGEGITEVTVKEWYVKEGDIVSQFDSICEVQSDKASVTITSRYDGVIKKLYYNLDEIAHVGKPLVDIETEALKAVASEEDVVETPAVSHEEHTHQEIKGHKTLATPAVRRLAMENNIKLSEVVGTGKDNRILKEDILNYLAKQTGAILPLSTKPAMIPSLPKTGAASDKLEGKTSKIPAPISIPISIPVGFSGKDKTEALSGFHKTMVKTMTIALKIPHFGYCDEVDLTQLIKLREELKSVADVRGVKLSFMPFFIKAASLGLLHYPILNSSVDENCQNITYKASHNIGVAMDTGQGLVVPNVKNVQIRSVFEIASELNRLQNLGSANQLGTNDLTGGTFTLSNIGTIGGTYAKPVILPPEVAIGALGKVQILPRFNSVGEVFKAQIMNVSWSADHRIIDGATMARFSNLWKSYLENPASMLLDLK